The following proteins come from a genomic window of Vidua chalybeata isolate OUT-0048 chromosome 2, bVidCha1 merged haplotype, whole genome shotgun sequence:
- the RRP8 gene encoding ribosomal RNA-processing protein 8: protein MQRSRCPAAPRRARADRSPRKKRLPGTGGDGEAARKRPRKRKKAGGPRAAAGELPAGPDEPREVGQRPDTDGPAEPAEQSGKPAGLSHRQRRNRQKRQRRQEPPAGSDAERGSGPGPPDPPGPAEAPPEPRSGRSAALRARMEERLLGARFRYLNQQLYTGSSRDAARLFRADPAAFHLYHRGFERQVRRWPERPVQRIVRYLRRRPASLVVADFGCGDCTLAASVKNQVHCFDLVPLSPRVTVCDMAKVPLAAESVDVAVFCLALMGTNLQEILGEANRVLKLGGTLMVAEVASRFEDTRAFLRAMTQLGFRSVSKDLSSSYFYVLEFAKTGPARPGPAPGLRLRPCLYKRR, encoded by the exons ATGCAGCGGAGCCGCTGCCCCGCGGCGCCCCGGAGGGCCCGGGCCGACCG GAGCCCACGAAAGAAGCGGCTGCCCGGGACCGGTGGGGACGGTGAGGCGGCGCGGAAGCGGCCCCGGAAGCGGAAGAAGGCCGGCGGGCCGCGGGCCGCGGCGGGGGAGCTCCCGGCCGGTCCCGACGAGCCCCGGGAGGTTGGGCAGCGGCCGGACACAG ACGGCCCGGCCGAGCCGGCGGAACAGTCCGGGAAGCCAGCGGGACTGAGCCATAGGCAGCGGCGGAACCGGCAGaagcggcagcggcggcaggAGCCGCCGGCGGGGTCGGACGCGGAGCGGGGCTCAGGGCCGGGCCCCCCGGacccgccgggccccgcggagGCTCCGCCGGAGCCCCGCTCGGGCCGCTCGGCCGCGCTCCGCGCGCGGATGGAGGAGCGGCTGCTCGGCGCCCGGTTCCGCTATCTGAACCAGCAGCTCTACACCGGCAGCAGCCGGGACGCGGCGCGGCTCTTTCGCGCCGACCCTGCCGCTTTCCACCTCTACCACCGGGGCTTCGAGCGGCAGGTGCGGCGCTGGCCCGAGCGCCCGGTGCAGCGCATCGTGCGCTACCTGCGCCGCCG ACCGGCGTCACTAGTGGTGGCGGATTTCGGGTGCGGGGACTGCACGCTGGCCGCCAGTGTCAAGAACCAAGTGCACTGCTTCGACCTGGTGCCGCTGAGCCCGCGGGTCACCGTCTGTGACATGGCCAAG GTGCCACTGGCGGCTGAGTCGGTGGACGTGGCCGTGTTCTGCCTGGCGCTGATGGGCACCAACCTGCAGGAGATCCTAGGAGAGGCCAACCGTGTGCTCAAGCTCGG GGGGACCCTGATGGTGGCCGAGGTGGCCAGCCGCTTTGAGGACACCCGTGCCTTCCTGAGGGCCATGACGCAGCTGGGCTTCAGGAGCGTCTCCaag GACCTCTCCAGCTCCTATTTCTACGTGTTGGAGTTCGCCAAGacgggcccggcgcggcccggccccgctcccgggcTGCGCCTGCGGCCGTGCCTGTACAAGCGGCGGTGA